A section of the Jannaschia sp. S6380 genome encodes:
- a CDS encoding usg protein: MASETDLMMKGYGLTLAEMFYHMPDHPHVLNSFIWQDYDLAPDHPRLFRFIEFWGEEIEGPLHSVRFSHRKPIGPGEWENVVGEFRLN; encoded by the coding sequence ATGGCATCCGAAACCGATCTGATGATGAAGGGCTATGGCCTGACGCTGGCCGAGATGTTCTATCACATGCCCGACCATCCGCACGTCCTGAACAGCTTCATCTGGCAGGATTACGACCTGGCCCCGGATCACCCGCGCCTGTTCCGGTTCATCGAGTTCTGGGGCGAGGAGATCGAGGGGCCGCTCCACTCCGTCCGGTTCAGCCATCGCAAGCCGATCGGGCCGGGCGAATGGGAGAACGTGGTGGGTGAGTTCCGGCTCAACTGA
- a CDS encoding PQQ-dependent dehydrogenase, methanol/ethanol family, whose protein sequence is MKRILSMVLCVAPWAASGQTINPDAIETATAGIDTAAIIAEAAETDDWLTHGLNYQETRHSLLDDITPENVGEMGLVWSHDMQSRRGVEATPIVVDGVMYVTASWSVVHALDAVTGEELWVYDPEVPREHAYKGCCDVVNRGVALYEGTVFVGAYDGMLHAIDAATGERKWVTDTIENREMSYTITGAPRVVKGNVLIGNGGAEFGVRGYISAYDHETGEMNWRWYVVPGDPALPPEDESMAKAMETWDPAGEWWKAGGGGTIWDSMAYDPDLDLLYVGTGNGSPWNQHFRSPAGGDNLYLASIVALDPETGEYQWHFQNTPGDTWDYTSTQHIILADLEIDGAMRKVLMQAPKNGFFYVVDRTDGTLISAEPFVEVSWATGYDEEGRPIEVEGARARTEPWETIPSAYGAHNWHPMSFNPDTGLVYIPAQGVPLVQSTDPAWELNKLKPMSTMSGVGWNLGYLFNAVAPEATAFGHLLAWDPVAQEEVWRAEYVSPWNGGTLSTAGGLVFQGTADGRFMAYDAATGEVLWQTPVGSGVVAAPATWAHEGRQYVTIAVGWGGVYGMMQRATDRVGPGRVYTFAVGGDAPMPETVSSERLELVSGVPYEPAHVADGLATYVSNCLFCHGVPGVNNGGNVPNLGYSDPATLGMAEDIVLHGTMEGGGMPSFAGKLDETDVRNLVAFIQGTADAVRPQ, encoded by the coding sequence ATGAAGCGAATTCTGAGCATGGTCCTTTGCGTGGCGCCCTGGGCGGCGTCCGGTCAGACGATAAACCCTGATGCGATCGAGACGGCGACCGCCGGGATCGACACGGCGGCCATCATCGCCGAAGCGGCGGAGACCGACGACTGGCTGACCCACGGCCTGAACTACCAGGAAACGCGTCATTCCCTCCTCGACGACATCACGCCCGAAAACGTGGGCGAGATGGGCCTCGTCTGGTCGCACGACATGCAATCCCGCCGTGGGGTCGAGGCGACGCCGATCGTCGTCGACGGCGTGATGTATGTCACGGCCTCCTGGTCGGTGGTCCATGCCCTCGACGCCGTCACGGGCGAGGAGCTCTGGGTCTACGACCCCGAAGTGCCGCGCGAACATGCCTACAAGGGCTGCTGCGACGTGGTGAACCGCGGCGTCGCGCTCTATGAGGGGACCGTCTTCGTCGGCGCCTATGACGGCATGCTGCACGCCATCGACGCCGCAACGGGCGAGCGCAAATGGGTCACCGACACGATCGAGAACCGCGAGATGTCCTACACCATCACCGGCGCGCCGCGCGTGGTGAAGGGCAACGTCCTGATCGGCAATGGCGGCGCCGAGTTCGGCGTGCGCGGCTACATCTCCGCCTACGACCACGAGACGGGCGAGATGAACTGGCGCTGGTACGTCGTGCCCGGCGACCCCGCGCTGCCCCCCGAGGACGAGAGCATGGCCAAGGCCATGGAGACCTGGGACCCGGCCGGCGAATGGTGGAAGGCCGGCGGCGGCGGCACGATCTGGGACAGCATGGCCTACGACCCGGACCTCGACCTCCTCTATGTCGGCACCGGCAACGGCAGCCCCTGGAACCAGCATTTCCGCAGCCCCGCCGGCGGCGACAACCTCTACCTCGCCTCCATCGTGGCGCTGGACCCGGAGACCGGCGAATACCAGTGGCACTTCCAGAACACGCCGGGCGACACTTGGGACTACACCTCGACGCAGCACATCATCCTGGCCGATCTCGAAATCGACGGCGCGATGCGCAAGGTCCTGATGCAGGCGCCCAAGAACGGCTTCTTCTACGTGGTCGACCGCACCGACGGCACCCTCATCAGCGCGGAACCCTTCGTCGAGGTGTCGTGGGCCACCGGCTATGACGAGGAGGGCCGCCCGATCGAGGTCGAAGGCGCCCGCGCCCGCACCGAGCCGTGGGAGACGATCCCCTCGGCCTACGGCGCGCATAACTGGCACCCGATGTCGTTCAACCCTGATACCGGCCTCGTCTATATCCCCGCGCAGGGCGTGCCGCTGGTGCAATCCACCGACCCGGCCTGGGAACTCAACAAGCTCAAGCCCATGTCCACGATGTCCGGCGTCGGCTGGAACCTCGGCTACCTGTTCAACGCCGTCGCCCCCGAGGCCACGGCCTTCGGCCACCTGCTCGCTTGGGATCCGGTGGCGCAGGAGGAGGTCTGGCGCGCCGAATACGTCTCGCCCTGGAACGGCGGCACGCTGTCCACGGCCGGCGGCCTCGTGTTCCAGGGCACGGCGGACGGGCGCTTCATGGCCTACGACGCGGCCACGGGCGAGGTCCTGTGGCAGACGCCCGTCGGATCGGGCGTGGTCGCGGCGCCCGCGACCTGGGCGCATGAGGGGCGGCAATACGTGACGATCGCCGTCGGCTGGGGCGGCGTCTACGGCATGATGCAGCGCGCGACTGACAGGGTCGGCCCGGGCCGCGTCTACACCTTCGCCGTAGGCGGCGACGCGCCTATGCCGGAAACCGTCAGCAGCGAACGGCTGGAGCTGGTCTCGGGCGTGCCCTACGAACCCGCCCACGTGGCCGACGGGCTGGCGACCTACGTGTCGAACTGCCTGTTCTGCCACGGCGTACCGGGCGTCAACAACGGCGGCAATGTCCCGAACCTCGGCTATTCCGATCCCGCGACCCTGGGCATGGCCGAGGACATCGTCCTGCACGGCACGATGGAAGGCGGCGGCATGCCCAGCTTCGCCGGCAAGCTGGACGAGACCGATGTGCGCAACCTCGTCGCGTTCATCCAGGGCACGGCCGACGCGGTCCGCCCGCAATAG
- a CDS encoding disulfide bond formation protein B: MKRFLALATFSHVSLLGGAFLFQAAGYAPCAMCLWQRWPHAAAIALGVLALSGILPRALAVVGALAALTTAGIGAFHAGVEQGWWPGPSACSGVGDLGALSGSDLLSTDIPETVVMCDEIVWQLGLTMAGWNAVLSLGLAAIWLFAAFRSR, encoded by the coding sequence ATGAAACGCTTTCTCGCCCTCGCGACCTTCAGCCATGTCTCACTCCTCGGCGGGGCCTTCCTGTTTCAGGCGGCGGGTTATGCGCCTTGTGCGATGTGCCTGTGGCAACGCTGGCCGCACGCGGCGGCGATCGCGCTGGGCGTCCTTGCGCTGTCGGGCATCCTGCCGCGCGCATTGGCCGTGGTTGGCGCCTTGGCCGCGCTGACGACGGCGGGGATCGGGGCCTTCCATGCCGGCGTCGAACAGGGCTGGTGGCCGGGACCGTCGGCCTGCAGCGGGGTCGGAGACCTCGGCGCGCTGTCGGGCAGCGACCTGCTTTCGACCGACATCCCCGAGACGGTCGTGATGTGCGACGAAATCGTGTGGCAGCTGGGCCTGACCATGGCCGGCTGGAACGCCGTCCTTTCGCTGGGCCTCGCCGCGATCTGGCTGTTCGCCGCTTTTCGATCACGTTGA
- a CDS encoding YqaA family protein, which yields MIRALYDWTLAWAAHPRAIWVLAVVSFVESSVFPIPPDILLIPMILAAPSRAWLIAGVCTVASVAGGLLGYAIGYFAWEVLGEPILTALGKADSFEGFRQRYNEWGAWAVLIAGVTPFPYKVITILSGATELSLSVFVLASVIARGLRFFLVAALLWQFGLPVRDFIERRLGLVFTAFIFTLLGAFVLLRYL from the coding sequence CCCTGGCCTGGGCGGCCCATCCGCGGGCGATCTGGGTCTTGGCCGTGGTCAGTTTCGTGGAAAGCTCCGTCTTTCCGATCCCCCCGGACATCCTGCTGATCCCGATGATCCTGGCCGCACCGTCGCGGGCCTGGCTGATCGCCGGGGTCTGCACCGTCGCCAGCGTGGCGGGCGGATTGCTGGGTTACGCCATCGGCTATTTCGCGTGGGAGGTGCTGGGCGAGCCGATCCTGACCGCGCTCGGCAAGGCCGACAGTTTCGAGGGGTTCCGCCAGCGCTATAACGAGTGGGGCGCGTGGGCCGTGCTGATCGCAGGTGTGACGCCGTTCCCCTACAAGGTCATCACGATTCTTTCGGGGGCCACGGAATTGTCGCTGTCCGTCTTCGTGCTGGCAAGCGTCATCGCGCGGGGACTGCGTTTCTTTCTCGTCGCGGCGCTCCTATGGCAATTCGGGTTGCCGGTGCGTGACTTCATCGAACGGCGGCTAGGCCTTGTCTTCACCGCCTTCATCTTCACGCTCCTCGGTGCCTTCGTCCTGCTGAGGTATCTATGA